The stretch of DNA TAATAAAGTTTGTCGTGTGTCACTTTTACGATGAAGCAAATAGACCCATGTGGATCGTGAAAAATCGTCGACAATAGTTAAAAAATATTGTGACCCACATGATGCCTGTTCGGAGTACGGTCCCCATAAATCGACATGAATTAAATCAAAAACAGTGTCAGCATTATTCAAACTTAAAGGAAATGGTTCCCGAGTTTGCTTGGCTCGGAAACAAATATCACAGTCCCTGCTATGAAAAGAAGTTGTAACGTTTTTGCAAAAAGGTAAAAAACGAGAAATATTGGAGGAGGGATGCCCCAACCTTCGATGCCAAAGTTCATTTGTGTCGGGAGTAGTGGTGATAAGGACGTGAGTTTCGGGGTGGCGTACTTCCGTCAGATAATATAGCCCCTCGACTTGTTCACCCGCACCAATCATCATCTTCGAAAAACGGTCCTGAATAAAACATAATAGATGAGAAAATTGGATCGTTAACGATGAATCAAGTAAAAGGGAAGAAACTGAAATAAGATTGCATTGTAATTTGTTGGAAAATAAAACATTACGTAGAATAAAAGAGCTTGATAAATGAACATCCCCACACTGTGTTGCGTGAGTAATTTCACCATTCGGCAGCCCAACCGTTACGGGGCTAATTTTTCGAATATTATTAAAATAAGAGAGGCAACCCGACATATGTCGGGATGCTCCTGTGTCAATAATCCATGAGAGAGATAAGAGTTTACCACTGAGACGAGTTGATGAGGACGGACCGGGCTGTCGTGCCTGCCATATTTTATGAACTTCATCCAGTTGAGTTGGAGTGAGCTTGTTGAAATCAAACTGCTCAAACCCGGCAGAGGTAGTAGGTGCTGAAACAGACGGCACCGAGACAACATGGGCCCGTGCTATTTCCCCACTGGCAGCAGCACCGTGGGTAGGGGGCGGCACAGTAGAGCCGTGGCCAGTAGGTGGTGTATATGTAGTGACGAGATGCGCGCGTGGGACATTCGAGGTAGTCTTTTTAATACGGTCATAATGGGCTCTACCTTGAACATCAGGAACTACCGTACGACTCATGTCAGCTTCGTTTATATAGATACGATCTCTAGGACGTTCCCCCCACCAATCGGGAAATTCTCCTGTAACCCGAAAGCAAACAGGATACAGATGGCCTGACCGACGACAAGCAATACAGTATGGTTTATTTGGGTCAATTTGTCGAGGACGATCCCCTACCCCACTGGCAGTTCGCGAATGGACATTATGCCGAGCAACAAAGGCCATGTTCTCAGGTTTTTGGTCGATTTTATTGACAGAAAATTGACGCATTCCCTCCTCTTGGAGGAGACGATTATAAGCAAAATCAAGAGTGGGTAAGGGAGAAATACCGAGTAATTGAGAGCGAGCAGTGTCATATCGATCATCCAAACCTATAAGAAAATTACGGACACGTTTCTTATCGCGACGAGTGTCGAGGATGCTTACCAGGGAACAAGTGCACGGATCACAGGTGCATGGCGGGATGGGATCTGCAGCTTGAATATCGTCCCATAGTTTTGTGAGGCGACCATAATAATCAATAAGGGACTCCGTTGGGCCTTGTCTACACGAACTTAACTCGCCTTCTAACCGAAAGATCCGGGCATCATTATTTTGGCAGAATCGATTTCGGATATCGTCCCATATTTGTTTTGCTTCGGGCCGATATGAAATCGTTCTTCGAATAGTGGAGTCGAGGGAATTGTAAATCCACGCGGTGACGAGGGCATTCTGAGACAACCAGGACGGAAAATCAGAGGCAGTGGCAGCCGGCTTCTTGATGGAACCGTCTACATACCCCTGTTTTCCCTTGGCAAGCAGAGCAAGGGTAAGACCACGGGACCATTCGTCGTAATTGGTTCCCGTGAACGCTATTTGTGTGATATTGGAGTTGGGGTTTTCAACAGGGACAAACGTATATGATTGCTGTGTCGAGGAGGAATTAACGAGTTGATTGTCGTTGGGATTCGTCATGATGCAAATCGAGTTCGAGTATCGAAAATCGAAAAAATAGAACGAAGAAGATGAAGTTGTCAGGAAAACAAGAACTTGGCTGATACCATATTAGACGAGAGATGATATGTAAATTACTGTATTATTGAATGTGTTGTTCTTCATAATTACATGGCTACCTTATTTATATGTATAATCTATCTATAAACATGGTAAAGAAATATACACACAATAAACTAATTGTGGCAAAGAGATAATATTGCCTTGTGGAAGATTTGAGAGCCGTTGGAGAGTGATCCGTTGGATGTGGGCTGTGGGCTTTGCATTCCCTCGTAATAGTTTTTATAAAACCATATCGTATCCGGGTTGGGCAAAACCAAAACCGCATATACGATTTTCGACACGATTttaagtttttgtataaaaaaaaaaaaaaaaacgcaaagtTCCGTTTAACTAGCCCTAGTGGTATTACTCCGTATTTGTTAAAGATGATAGGCTTTGTCTTTGAGGCCTTGAGGGCAATGGATCGGCACGAATTCTTATTTGAGACGGATGTATTCGTCTTAACTTAAGATGACCAAATAGTACTTTGTATGAAAGAGAAAAGCATAGTCTATACTCTATAGCAAAAAAATAACGGAGTTTTTGTTGGGTAAATTAATCAAACACAAGTTACACAACAAAGTTTAATGAAAAATGCTACAATGCACATGTAACATGTTGGAGTTAAATGAATGTGAATTCATTTGCGTAAGAATGTGCAGAAAACAAATGAATTGTGTTTAATTCATTTGTTGTGATAACGTGAAGTGACTTTATGATGTTAAGTTATAACGTCACTTTCACATGCTATATAAAGGATGCAATTCCTTTGAAAAACGGATCTCACAAAATGTAATCAAACAAAGTGACTAAAAAGTCGGGGTTTGAGGGTGAGGTGGAGTACAACGGGtgtttttatacaataatttaggaggttactcgaggggtgatattagtggcattgactaatattactgaagggctagaggttgttatcttatattattgtgggtttcGAATTGGTATTTAATTCGGGACGATTACTttgtactggtactatattattatagtggattctagtctatttggctagtgggttttacttccggtttggaaggttttgccctggGTTAGACCCTAAAATATTGTCTCATCTTATTGttgcttacatttatttacttttacggtttactTGTCGATTAGTTGCTTCCGTTGCGCGTGGGAGATTGGCGCTAATTTCCCAACAGTTTTTAGGCCTTGTTTGAATGGAGGGATTTGGAGGAAAAGGAAAGGGAGAgtaagagatttaaaatctcttgttTGAAAAACAAATAATAAGGGTGGAGAGAAATGGagtgagagagatttggagaatCCATTTTACCTTCTCTAAGGCAAATTAACTCTCTTTACAGGAAAGATTTGAAGGAAAATTGTATCTTAACAACTATGCCTTTTCCGACTTTCCCATCTCCTTCCAttccctccttctccctcctTCCCTTTTCCTCCTATTTTGTTATCCAAAGAAGGCCTTAAAGATCAAGTGCTATGATATTTGAGTGGATTTAATGTTAAGACATATACCTTTGGGCTCTGTCTCAAGGAAACTAACGGGCTTAAAATAGACTAATTCGACCGGGACCGGTTTCAAGTTCTGGCCTTCCCAACCGGGAAGCTAAAAGGTCTCGTCTTTCTTCTTCTCTTCCCAGTTTCAAGTGGCGAAGTCCGGATTTATCATTAGGAGGctaaaaattttgattttttttaaaatggGGCTTTctaacaaataaattaacgaaatagGCCGACTTTCAAAgttattacccaaaatgggtccacgtaggatCAGATTTGGCAAAGTTGGGTTAAGAAATCAAGTCGCTCACCGAGACGACGACTTGAAGTCAAATCTCTCAGGGGGAGAGCGACTTGTTTCCTCGACAATTCAGCCTCTATGCCTTATAAATTGCTGGACTTACAAAAAAATTTTGAGGacgaagagagagagagaagagagagaaagcgaaaaaaaaaaaaaaaatccccaaatcaacaACCCTAACCTAGCTCTCGCTGCTCCGCCGCCTCCATCATCCGCACTTGCCCTCCTACTGCTTCCCCTACCTAATCGCCGGAGATAGGTTGGTCCCTTAGCCTATCTCCGGCGATTCGTCGCATCTCATACCCCCATAACCCCCTTTTCTCAGTTTTATCTTCCCGTTTCTCCCATTCCTTTTTCTGTTCTTTGGCCTTTGCTTTGTCGCCGGGGACGGGTCGGCCCTGTTCTCTATAAGTTGACGGCCTGTTCTTCATTCTCTTTTGTTTATTTCCGGTTTTCTGGCCTTCCGCTTTTCTGATTTGACGTTTTGACCCATCTTTTTCGGGTTGATTTGTTGACCCGTCTCTTGTGGGTCATTGTTTGGTTCGATCCGTTGGTTTATCGCCTGTCTTTGGCCCCTTCTGAGAATCAGTCTGTTTTTATGCGTTTTATGAAGCTTCTTCATCACCTTGTTGTTCCTCCGACGGTCTTGTTTTCTGTTCTTTTTATGGCGGCAGATTTGCCTTGTTTACGTCTTGTCTCGAGCTCAATTTTGGTTGAAGTGTTTAACCCCCTTGTTGGTCggtttgttgtggttgttgtcggATCCTTTGTTCGGTTGTTGGCGGAGTTGGGTTGTGGTGTTGATGAAGTAAAAATGATGGTTTAAAGTTATGGAATTTTTTAAGTAAAAATGATGGTTTAAAATGATCGGTTCCGTCTGGTCTTGTCTCTGCTTTTAAAGTTATGGGACTTTTTTAAGTGAGAGTCTTTGTGTGGTTTCCGTCTTAAAAGATGGTTTTGCCATGCTCCTGTTTAAAGTTTAAGTGTGTTTTGTCCGTTTCTTCCGGTACCTTGTCCTGTCACCGCCGCTTTTCGTTCTCATTCcaggggtgatccccccatttcccccatcCCTGGTTTGTCTGTCCTGTTGATGAAGTTCTCTCTTATGTTGATTCTGCTGGTCTCCCAAGCGGATGTCTTTTGGGTCTGATaaggtgatccccccattccccccacccTTCGCTCCCTCTTCTCTTTCCCTTGTGTTGATCTGTGTCGTCCGTTTGTTTGGTCGATTTGTTTGTTTTGGCGGTGGTCTTGGGAGGTGTCCTCTGGTGATTCGGGTGTCCCTGTGGTGTCATGGTACACCTTGTTGTCTTGTTGATGGGTCTTCATCGCTTGCTCCTTCTCCTGCTGCTTCCATGTGGGTCCTTATTGTTTCTGTGTCTTTTGAGTTTCGAGACTCGGGTGTTTGACCGTTTTGGTGTGGGTGATTGTTGATGGTGTTTTGGATTGGTTTCTCTGCTGGTTGTCATGGTGGTCGTCGGATCCTTCCTCCTTCTTTTCGGATTGGCTAGTCTGGGAGTAGTGGCTCTTTTGTACACGAGTGGTCTTTGTTTGGGTGCCTCGGTTGGGTTGGATGGTTTGAGGATGGTGTTCCTGCTTGAGTCAGTTTACGGGAATTTACGGGTGTTTTCGGGTGTCGGGGTTTGTGTATGAGATGTGCTTGGTAGGGTGAAGTCGGGGTGTGGCAATGTTGTTGGGTGGCAAGGATGCggtggtctcaacctcattgttCCCCATGAAAGGTTTGTCTTGGAATTGCAGGGGTCTTAAGGACCCGTTTGCCCCTGCTATTCCTAAAATTAGAGCAATTTGTAGGTCTTTTCATAATAATTTAGATTTCGTCTTCCTTTACAAACTAAGTGTGATGTACTCTCGATTGATGTTCTTCTGCGACCTATGGGTTTCCTTCAGTCTGTTGGATGTGATGCTGATGGCTTAAAAGGGGGGCTTTGGGTCGGCTGGAAAAGTAGTTGTAAATTAGAATGTGTATTTATCAGTTGTAATCTTATTATCCTCTTGGTGAATCAGTGTAAGGGTAGCATGTGGTATCTTTGTTGTGTTTATGGTGAACCCGATCATTCTAAGAGGGGTGCTGTGTGGGATAATTTTACCCATCATCTTAATTCGCTCGACAAACCCTTTTTGcttataggtgatttcaaccaagtTGAGTTCTCTTCTGATAAGTTTGGTGGCAGTGACAAATTGATTCGAGGAGCAAGCTTGTTCACTTATTGGAAGAATTTACATTGTCTAATGGATATTCCCTTTAAGGGACCTAGATTCACTTGGTGCAATAATAGGGATAGTCCACATCGAATTTATGAAAGACTTGATAAGGGGTTTGCTTCCAATGATTGGCTTTCTCTTTTCCCAAATACTTTTATCAGACACTTTCCTATTCAAATATCGGATCACGCGCCTATAATCCTTGATACAAATATGGTTATGAACACTAAGAAGAAGGTGTACAGGCTAGAGACTTGGTGTTTTGATCATGCCGAATGCAGTGGGCTGGTTAAAGAAAGCTGGGAAAGACATGTTAAGGGTGATGCCTCTCATGTTCTTTTGGAAAAACTTCGTCGTATAAATACCGCTTTTAGAGTTTGGGCTTATAACAAAAAGGACGAATGGGGACTAAAGTGGAGTGAATTTGATCAGAATCTTGAGTCCTATCTTTTAGATATTGAGAATGGTAGTGATTCTGTTAATTACGAATCATGCCACAAAAAACTTATGGAATTCTCTCTTGCTGCTGGCACTTATTGGCGTCAACGTACCAAATTGAAATGGAATTGTGAGGGTGACACGTGCACAAAGTACTTCTTCAATTGGGTTAAAGGACGATCTGGTGCTAATCTTATCTTAGGTATTAAGAAGGAATCTAATGAATGGACTTTTGATATGAAAGAGATTGGTggtttgtttcataaacatttctCCACTATCTTTAATTCTGATTCTGAGCCTGAGTGCTTTGAAGATTACTTAAATAAGTATGGTTACTTATTTGATAATCTTAAGCGCAAAGTGGGTACGGAGGAGAGGGCCAAATTGGGTCGTGTTTATTCGAATAATGAAGTTCGTGCGGCTGTGTTCCAATTGGGACCTCTAAAATCTCCGGGTCCTGACGGTATTCCGGCAGCTTTTTACCAAAAGTATTGGGCTATTGTTAAGAATGATGTTATTAAAGGAGCTCTCAATATCCTAAATTCTGCATGCGTGCTTAAGGATTTCAATAAAACCTTTATTGTCCTTATTCCAAAAATGACCGCCGGAGAGAGTTGGGGATTTTCGGCCGATTAGCCTCTGCAATGTTATTATGAAAGTTGTCACAAAGTGTATTGCTAATAGATTAAAAGGGGTTATGGATGATCTTGTCAGTCCTTTTCAGAGTGCTTTTGTCCCTAATAGAAGCATTGCAGATAATATTGTCATTGCCCAAGAAATTCTTCACGTCATAAATCATAGGAGTTATGGCAAGATGGGTATGATGGCTCTAAAGGCTGATATGAGTAAAGCCTATGATAGGTTAAACTGGAATTTCATAAGAGGGGTGCTCTCCTACTTAAATTTACCGGGCTCTATGGTTCAGCTTATTATGAGTACTATTGAATCTGTTTCTTACGAAATTCTGATGAATGGTGCTCCTATGGATAGAGTTGAGCCCGGCTGTGGGATTAGGCAGGGTGATCCTTTATCCCCTTATATTTTCGCGCTTTGCACGGAAGTCCTATCTCAAATGATTCTCTATGCCCAAGATAGCTATCTCATTTAGGGTAT from Silene latifolia isolate original U9 population chromosome 10, ASM4854445v1, whole genome shotgun sequence encodes:
- the LOC141606981 gene encoding secreted RxLR effector protein 78-like, producing the protein MKVVTKCIANRLKGVMDDLVSPFQSAFVPNRSIADNIVIAQEILHVINHRSYGKMGMMALKADMSKAYDRLNWNFIRGVLSYLNLPGSMVQLIMSTIESVSYEILMNGAPMDRVEPGCGIRQGDPLSPYIFALCTEVLSQMILYAQDSYLI